One Mugil cephalus isolate CIBA_MC_2020 chromosome 12, CIBA_Mcephalus_1.1, whole genome shotgun sequence DNA segment encodes these proteins:
- the dip2a gene encoding disco-interacting protein 2 homolog A isoform X2 produces MAERTSTGLLTMMLEPTPAVAMTLPAEVREKLAELELELSEGDITQKGYEKKRGKLLAPYIPQIQGVDPSLQIDNRIQASSQAVLPGSKHNKSRAANTRDERFRSDLHTEAVQAALAKYKERKMPMPSKRRSVLVQSSVEACTPPDTSSASEDEGSLRRQGRLATSTPYQGHGHPAVEHWFNRVIQGSSTSSSASSTSSHPGGRSVTNTTAHAALNANAAATALADLMAHTQLDNHSAPPDVTGLSERSSLHAERPQVASMRGVSRGYNHHTSVMETADGCEWRGEGSLTLIDGVPVNSRVSNKIQQLLNTLKRPKRPPLREFFVDDFEELMDVQQPDPNQPKPEGQQMIPLEGEPLGVVTNWPPSLPAALQRWGTTQPKSPCLTALDNAGKPVYTLTYGKLWTRSQKLAYTLLNKLSTRNEPLLVPGDRVALVFPNNDPVMFMVAFYGCLLAELVPVPIEVPLTRKDAGSQQIGFLLGSCGVTLALTTDACQKGLPKAQTGEVATFKGWPRLLWFVTDGKHVVKPPKDWHPPIREASNDIAYIEYKTSKEGSTMGITVSNSAMLAHCHALTQACGYTEAETITNVLDFKREAGLWHGVLTSVMNRMHVISIPYSLMKVNPLSWIQKVHTYKARVAVVKSRDMHWSLLAQRDQRDISLSSLRMLIVADGANPWSISSCDAFLNVFQARGLRPEVICPCAGSSEAMTVAIRRPPEMGVPPPGKAVLSMGGLSHSVIRVDTEEKLSVLTVQDVGQVMPGALVCVVRVEGTPYLCQTDEVGEICVSSGSTGVAYYGLPGMTKNIFETVPLMSSGVPITDRPFTRTSLLGFVGPDSLVFIVGKMDGLMVVSGRRHNADDVVATALAVEPMKFVYRGRIAVFSVSVLHDERIVVVAEQRPDASEEDSFQWMSRVLQAIDSIHQVGVYCLALVPANTLPKAPLGGIHISETKQRFLEGALHPCNVLMCPHTCVTNLPKPRQKQPEVGPASMIVGNLVAGKRIAQACGRDVAQLEDNDQFLYIQDVLQWRAQATPDHPLFLVLNAKGTVASTASCLQLHKRAERVAAALMGRLNTGDHVALVYPPGTDLIATFYGCLYAGCVPVTVRPPHPQNLATTLPTVKMIVEVSKSVCILTTQAIMKLLKSKEAAAAVDVKSWPQVLDTDDLPRKKSPQMYKPPTPEMLAYLDFSVSTTGILAGVKMSHAATSALCRSIKLQCELYPSRQIAICLDPYCGLGFALWCLCSVYSGHQSILVPPLELESNASLWLAAVSQYKVRVTFCSYSVMEMCTKGLGAQTEALRLRNVNLSCVRTCMVVAEERPRISLTQSFSKIFKDLGLSPRAVSTTFGCRVNVAICLQPNRLGKLAEQGTAGPDPTTVYVDMRALRHDRVRLVERGSPHSLPLMESGKILPGVKVIIANTETKGPLGDSHLGEIWVSSPHNATGYYTVYGEEALHADHFNTKLSFGDTQTVWARTGYLGFLRRTDLTDASGERHDALYVVGSLDETLELRGMRYHPIDIETSVIRSHKSIAECAVFTWTNLLVVVVELEGSEQEALDLVALVTNVVLEEHYLIVGVVVVVDPGVIPINSRGEKQRMHLRDGFLADQLDPIYVAYNM; encoded by the exons GGGACATCACTCAGAAGGGctatgagaagaaaagaggcaaGCTGTTGGCACcgtacatcccacagattcaAG GTGTAGATCCATCTCTGCAAATTGATAACAGGATCCAAGCCTCCTCCCAGGCTGTTCTTCCAggttcaaaacacaacaagtctCGGGCTGCCAATACCCGGGATGAGCGCTTCAGATCTG atctgcACACAGAAGCCGTCCAAGCAGCTCTGGCCAAGTACAAAGAGAGGAAGATGCCCATGCCCTCCAAGAGACGATCAGTGCTAGTTCAGTCTTCTGTCGAGGCATGCACCCCGCCAG ACACCTCCTCAGCGTCGGAAGACGAGGGCTCGCTACGCCGGCAGGGACGTCTGGCCACCTCCACGCCCTACCAGGGCCACGGCCACCCCGCCGTCGAGCACTGGTTTAACCGCGTCATCCAGGGTTCGTCCACCTCATCCTCCGCGTCATCCACTTCATCCCACCCGGGAGGGAGGTCCGTCACCAACACCACTGCCCACGCAGCCCTCAACGCCAACGCCGCAGCTACCGCACTTGCCGACCTCATGGCACACACCCAGCTCg ATAACCACTCAGCGCCCCCAGACGTGACGGGGCTGTCGGAGCGCTCCTCGCTTCACGCGGAGCGGCCCCAGGTGGCCTCGATGCGAGGCGTGTCCCGCGGCTACAACCACCACACCAGCGTCATGGAGACCGCAGATG GCTGTGAGTGGAGAGGTGAAGGATCCCTCACTTTAATTGATG GCGTTCCGGTCAACAGTCGGGTCTCCAACaaaatccagcagctgctcaaCACGCTGAAGAGACCGAAGCGTCCGCCGTTGCGCGAGTTCTTCGTCGACGACTTTGAGGAGCTTATGGACG TCCAGCAGCCTGATCCCAACCAGCCAAAGCCAGAAGGCCAGCAGATGATCCCTCTGGAAGGAGAGCCTCTCGGCGTGGTCACCAACTGGCCTCCCTCTTTGCCAGCAGCCTTACAAAGATGGGGCACCACTCAGCCCAAGAGCCCCTGTCTGACAGCACTCGACAATGCTGGCAAGCCCGTCTACACACTCACCTACG GTAAACTTTGGACCCGCAGTCAGAAACTGGCCTACACTCTTCTTAACAAGCTGAGCACCAGAAATGAGCCTTTGCTCGTGCCTGGAGACAGA gTTGCACTAGTTTTCCCCAACAATGACCCAGTGATGTTCATGGTGGCTTTCTACGGCTGCCTCCTAGCAGAGCTGGTACCAGTGCCTATTGAAGTGCCGCTGACCAGAAAG GACGCAGGAAGTCAACAGATTGGTTTCCTGTTGGGCAGCTGTGGCGTCACGTTGGCGCTGACCACGGACGCTTGTCAGAAAGGCCTGCCCAAAGCACAAACGGGGGAGGTGGCCACTTTCAAAG GCTGGCCGCGGTTGCTGTGGTTCGTGACAGATGGAAAACATGTCGTGAAGCCTCCGAAAGACTGGCATCCTCCAATACGGGAAGCCAGTAATGACATAGCTTATATAGAA TATAAAACCAGCAAAGAAGGAAGCACCATGGGGATCACAGTGTCCAATTCAGCTATGCTGGCTCACTGTCATGCCCTCACACAGGCCTGTGGCTACACTGAAG ctGAGACCATAACGAATGTCCTGGACTTCAAGCGAGAGGCAGGATTATGGCACGGAGTTCTCACT AGTGTCATGAATCGGATGCACGTGATCAGCATTCCCTACTCCCTGATGAAAGTCAACCCGCTGTCCTGGATACAGAAGGTTCACACATACAAGG CGCGAGTAGCAGTGGTGAAGTCGAGGGACATGCACTGGTCCCTGCTGGCCCAGAGAGATCAGAGAGACATAAGCCTGAGCTCACTGCGCATGCTGATCGTAGCTGACGGAGCTAACCCAT GGTCGATATCTTCCTGTGATGCCTTCCTCAACGTGTTTCAGGCACGTGGGCTTCGACCTGAGGTGATCTGTCCATGTGCCGGCTCCTCAGAGGCCATGACTGTCGCCATCCGCAG ACCTCCAGAAATGGGTGTTCCTCCTCCAGGGAAGGCCGTGCTGTCCATGGGTGGGCTGAGTCACAGTGTGATCCGTgtggacacagaggagaaaCTCTCTGTCCTTACAGTGCAGGATGTGGGACAGGTCATGCCTGGAG CCCTGGTTTGCGTGGTGCGGGTGGAAGGGACGCCTTATCTGTGTCAGACGGACGAGGTTGGAGAGATTTGCGTGAGCTCAGGTAGCACCGGTGTCGCTTACTACGGCCTTCCAGGCATGACGAAGAACATCTTTGAG ACTGTCCCACTAATGTCGTCTGGGGTTCCCATCACTGACAGACCTTTCACCAGAACCTCTCTACTGGGCTTTGTGGGACCA GACAGTCTTGTGTTTATTGTGGGGAAGATGGACGGACTGATGGTGGTCAGTGGGCGGAGACATAACGCTGATGACGTGGTCGCTACTGCACTGGCTGTGGAGCCCATGAAGTTTGTGTACAGGGGAAG GATagcagtgttttctgtgtcGGTGCTGCACGACGAGAGGATCGTTGTAGTGGCAGAGCAGAGGCCAGACGCTTCAGAGGAAGACAGCTTTCAGTGGATGAGTCGTGTCCTTCAG GCCATAGACAGCATCCACCAGGTCGGGGTCTACTGCCTGGCTCTTGTGCCTGCCAACACTCTTCCTAAGGCTCCTCTGGGTGGAATCCATATATCTGAGACCAAACAGCGTTTCCTGGAGGGCGCCTTGCACCCGTGCAACGTCCTCATGTGTCCTCACACATGTGTTACCAACCTGCCGAAACCAAGACAAAAACAGCCAG AGGTTGGTCCTGCTTCTATGATAGTGGGCAACTTGGTGGCAGGAAAGAGGATAGCACAAGCCTGCGGGAGAGACGTGGCACAACTGGAGGACAATGACCAG TTCCTCTACATACAGGATGTGCTACAGTGGAGAGCTCAGGCCACTCCAGACCATCCTCTGTTCCTTGTTCTCAATGCTAAG GGAACGGTGGCGAGCACAGCTTCCTGTTTGCAGCTGCACAAGCGAGCAGAGCGCGTGGCCGCAGCACTGATGGGACGCCTCAATACTGGGGACCATGTAGCACTCGTCTACCCACCAG gGACTGACCTGATTGCCACTTTCTATGGCTGCCTCTACGCTGGCTGTGTGCCTGTCACTGTCAGACCCCCACATCCACAGAACCTGGCTACCACCCTGCCCACCGTCAAAATGATCGTTGAG gtCAGTAAGTCAGTGTGTATCCTGACAACCCAAGCAATAATGAAGCTGCTGAAATCcaaagaggctgctgctgctgtggacgTAAAGAGTTGGCCCCAGGTGCTAGACACAG ATGATCTTCCGAGGAAGAAGAGTCCCCAGATGTACAAGCCCCCGACCCCAGAGATGTTGGCTTACCTGGACTTCAGTGTGTCCACAACAGGCATCCTAGCAGGCGTTAAA ATGTCTCATGCTGCCACCAGTGCCTTGTGTCGCTCCATTAAACTGCAGTGTGAGCTCTATCCGTCGCGGCAGATCGCCATCTGTCTAGACCCCTACTGCGGCCTGGGCTTCGCCCTCTGGTGCCTGTGCAG tGTGTACTCCGGCCACCAGTCAATCCTGGTTCCCCCTCTGGAGTTGGAGAGCAACGCATCTCTCTGGCTTGCTGCAGTCAGCCAGTACAAAGTTCGCGTCACCTTCTGCTCATATTCAGTCATGGAGATGTGCACCAAGGGCCTGGGAGCACAGACGGAAGCACTACGG CTGCGAAATGTGAACCTGTCTTGTGTGCGTACATGCATGGTGGTGGCGGAGGAAAGGCCGCGAATATCCCTCACCCAGTCCTTCTCAAAGATCTTCAAAGACTTGGGGCTTTCACCGCGAGCCGTTAGCACCACCTTCGGCTGCAGGGTGAATGTGGCCATCTGTTTGCAG CCCAACAGGCTAGGGAAACTGGCTGAGCAG GGTACAGCTGGACCAGACCCCACCACTGTTTATGTGGACATGAGAGCGCTGCGACATGACCG GGTTCGCCTGGTTGAGAGAGGGTCACCACACAGCCTGCCGCTCATGGAGTCTGGGAAG ATCCTTCCTGGAGTAAAAGTGATCATCGCCAACACAGAAACTAAAGGACCCTTGGGAGACTCCCATCTAGGAGAG atctGGGTTAGCAGTCCTCACAATGCCACGGGCTACTACACGGTCTATGGGGAGGAGGCGCTGCATGCTGACCACTTCAACACCAAGCTCAGCTTCGGGGACACCCAGACGGTCTGGGCAAGGACCGGCTACCTGGGCTTCCTGCGGCGCACCGACCTGACTGATGCCAGCGGAG AGCGCCACGACGCCCTCTACGTGGTAGGCTCTCTTGACGAGACTCTCGAGCTGCGGGGAATGAGGTACCATCCAATTGATATTGAGACCTCTGTCATCCGTTCTCACAAGAGCATAGCTGAATG TGCGGTGTTCACGTGGACAAACCTCCTCGTGGTGGTTGTGGAGCTGGAGGGATCAGAGCAGGAGGCCCTGGACCTGGTGGCCCTGGTGACCAACGTTGTCCTGGAGGAGCACTACCTCATCgttggggtggtggtggtggtggacccCGGCGTCATCCCCATCAACTCCAGAGGGGAGAAACAACGTATGCACCTCAGAGATGGATTCCTTGCAGACCAGCTGGACCCCATATATGTGGCTTACAACATGTGA
- the dip2a gene encoding disco-interacting protein 2 homolog A isoform X1, producing the protein MAERTSTGLLTMMLEPTPAVAMTLPAEVREKLAELELELSEGDITQKGYEKKRGKLLAPYIPQIQGVDPSLQIDNRIQASSQAVLPGSKHNKSRAANTRDERFRSDLHTEAVQAALAKYKERKMPMPSKRRSVLVQSSVEACTPPDTSSASEDEGSLRRQGRLATSTPYQGHGHPAVEHWFNRVIQGSSTSSSASSTSSHPGGRSVTNTTAHAALNANAAATALADLMAHTQLDNHSAPPDVTGLSERSSLHAERPQVASMRGVSRGYNHHTSVMETADGCEWRGEGSLTLIDGVPVNSRVSNKIQQLLNTLKRPKRPPLREFFVDDFEELMDVQQPDPNQPKPEGQQMIPLEGEPLGVVTNWPPSLPAALQRWGTTQPKSPCLTALDNAGKPVYTLTYGKLWTRSQKLAYTLLNKLSTRNEPLLVPGDRVALVFPNNDPVMFMVAFYGCLLAELVPVPIEVPLTRKDAGSQQIGFLLGSCGVTLALTTDACQKGLPKAQTGEVATFKGWPRLLWFVTDGKHVVKPPKDWHPPIREASNDIAYIEYKTSKEGSTMGITVSNSAMLAHCHALTQACGYTEAETITNVLDFKREAGLWHGVLTSVMNRMHVISIPYSLMKVNPLSWIQKVHTYKARVAVVKSRDMHWSLLAQRDQRDISLSSLRMLIVADGANPWSISSCDAFLNVFQARGLRPEVICPCAGSSEAMTVAIRRPPEMGVPPPGKAVLSMGGLSHSVIRVDTEEKLSVLTVQDVGQVMPGALVCVVRVEGTPYLCQTDEVGEICVSSGSTGVAYYGLPGMTKNIFETVPLMSSGVPITDRPFTRTSLLGFVGPDSLVFIVGKMDGLMVVSGRRHNADDVVATALAVEPMKFVYRGRIAVFSVSVLHDERIVVVAEQRPDASEEDSFQWMSRVLQAIDSIHQVGVYCLALVPANTLPKAPLGGIHISETKQRFLEGALHPCNVLMCPHTCVTNLPKPRQKQPEVGPASMIVGNLVAGKRIAQACGRDVAQLEDNDQARKFLYIQDVLQWRAQATPDHPLFLVLNAKGTVASTASCLQLHKRAERVAAALMGRLNTGDHVALVYPPGTDLIATFYGCLYAGCVPVTVRPPHPQNLATTLPTVKMIVEVSKSVCILTTQAIMKLLKSKEAAAAVDVKSWPQVLDTDDLPRKKSPQMYKPPTPEMLAYLDFSVSTTGILAGVKMSHAATSALCRSIKLQCELYPSRQIAICLDPYCGLGFALWCLCSVYSGHQSILVPPLELESNASLWLAAVSQYKVRVTFCSYSVMEMCTKGLGAQTEALRLRNVNLSCVRTCMVVAEERPRISLTQSFSKIFKDLGLSPRAVSTTFGCRVNVAICLQPNRLGKLAEQGTAGPDPTTVYVDMRALRHDRVRLVERGSPHSLPLMESGKILPGVKVIIANTETKGPLGDSHLGEIWVSSPHNATGYYTVYGEEALHADHFNTKLSFGDTQTVWARTGYLGFLRRTDLTDASGERHDALYVVGSLDETLELRGMRYHPIDIETSVIRSHKSIAECAVFTWTNLLVVVVELEGSEQEALDLVALVTNVVLEEHYLIVGVVVVVDPGVIPINSRGEKQRMHLRDGFLADQLDPIYVAYNM; encoded by the exons GGGACATCACTCAGAAGGGctatgagaagaaaagaggcaaGCTGTTGGCACcgtacatcccacagattcaAG GTGTAGATCCATCTCTGCAAATTGATAACAGGATCCAAGCCTCCTCCCAGGCTGTTCTTCCAggttcaaaacacaacaagtctCGGGCTGCCAATACCCGGGATGAGCGCTTCAGATCTG atctgcACACAGAAGCCGTCCAAGCAGCTCTGGCCAAGTACAAAGAGAGGAAGATGCCCATGCCCTCCAAGAGACGATCAGTGCTAGTTCAGTCTTCTGTCGAGGCATGCACCCCGCCAG ACACCTCCTCAGCGTCGGAAGACGAGGGCTCGCTACGCCGGCAGGGACGTCTGGCCACCTCCACGCCCTACCAGGGCCACGGCCACCCCGCCGTCGAGCACTGGTTTAACCGCGTCATCCAGGGTTCGTCCACCTCATCCTCCGCGTCATCCACTTCATCCCACCCGGGAGGGAGGTCCGTCACCAACACCACTGCCCACGCAGCCCTCAACGCCAACGCCGCAGCTACCGCACTTGCCGACCTCATGGCACACACCCAGCTCg ATAACCACTCAGCGCCCCCAGACGTGACGGGGCTGTCGGAGCGCTCCTCGCTTCACGCGGAGCGGCCCCAGGTGGCCTCGATGCGAGGCGTGTCCCGCGGCTACAACCACCACACCAGCGTCATGGAGACCGCAGATG GCTGTGAGTGGAGAGGTGAAGGATCCCTCACTTTAATTGATG GCGTTCCGGTCAACAGTCGGGTCTCCAACaaaatccagcagctgctcaaCACGCTGAAGAGACCGAAGCGTCCGCCGTTGCGCGAGTTCTTCGTCGACGACTTTGAGGAGCTTATGGACG TCCAGCAGCCTGATCCCAACCAGCCAAAGCCAGAAGGCCAGCAGATGATCCCTCTGGAAGGAGAGCCTCTCGGCGTGGTCACCAACTGGCCTCCCTCTTTGCCAGCAGCCTTACAAAGATGGGGCACCACTCAGCCCAAGAGCCCCTGTCTGACAGCACTCGACAATGCTGGCAAGCCCGTCTACACACTCACCTACG GTAAACTTTGGACCCGCAGTCAGAAACTGGCCTACACTCTTCTTAACAAGCTGAGCACCAGAAATGAGCCTTTGCTCGTGCCTGGAGACAGA gTTGCACTAGTTTTCCCCAACAATGACCCAGTGATGTTCATGGTGGCTTTCTACGGCTGCCTCCTAGCAGAGCTGGTACCAGTGCCTATTGAAGTGCCGCTGACCAGAAAG GACGCAGGAAGTCAACAGATTGGTTTCCTGTTGGGCAGCTGTGGCGTCACGTTGGCGCTGACCACGGACGCTTGTCAGAAAGGCCTGCCCAAAGCACAAACGGGGGAGGTGGCCACTTTCAAAG GCTGGCCGCGGTTGCTGTGGTTCGTGACAGATGGAAAACATGTCGTGAAGCCTCCGAAAGACTGGCATCCTCCAATACGGGAAGCCAGTAATGACATAGCTTATATAGAA TATAAAACCAGCAAAGAAGGAAGCACCATGGGGATCACAGTGTCCAATTCAGCTATGCTGGCTCACTGTCATGCCCTCACACAGGCCTGTGGCTACACTGAAG ctGAGACCATAACGAATGTCCTGGACTTCAAGCGAGAGGCAGGATTATGGCACGGAGTTCTCACT AGTGTCATGAATCGGATGCACGTGATCAGCATTCCCTACTCCCTGATGAAAGTCAACCCGCTGTCCTGGATACAGAAGGTTCACACATACAAGG CGCGAGTAGCAGTGGTGAAGTCGAGGGACATGCACTGGTCCCTGCTGGCCCAGAGAGATCAGAGAGACATAAGCCTGAGCTCACTGCGCATGCTGATCGTAGCTGACGGAGCTAACCCAT GGTCGATATCTTCCTGTGATGCCTTCCTCAACGTGTTTCAGGCACGTGGGCTTCGACCTGAGGTGATCTGTCCATGTGCCGGCTCCTCAGAGGCCATGACTGTCGCCATCCGCAG ACCTCCAGAAATGGGTGTTCCTCCTCCAGGGAAGGCCGTGCTGTCCATGGGTGGGCTGAGTCACAGTGTGATCCGTgtggacacagaggagaaaCTCTCTGTCCTTACAGTGCAGGATGTGGGACAGGTCATGCCTGGAG CCCTGGTTTGCGTGGTGCGGGTGGAAGGGACGCCTTATCTGTGTCAGACGGACGAGGTTGGAGAGATTTGCGTGAGCTCAGGTAGCACCGGTGTCGCTTACTACGGCCTTCCAGGCATGACGAAGAACATCTTTGAG ACTGTCCCACTAATGTCGTCTGGGGTTCCCATCACTGACAGACCTTTCACCAGAACCTCTCTACTGGGCTTTGTGGGACCA GACAGTCTTGTGTTTATTGTGGGGAAGATGGACGGACTGATGGTGGTCAGTGGGCGGAGACATAACGCTGATGACGTGGTCGCTACTGCACTGGCTGTGGAGCCCATGAAGTTTGTGTACAGGGGAAG GATagcagtgttttctgtgtcGGTGCTGCACGACGAGAGGATCGTTGTAGTGGCAGAGCAGAGGCCAGACGCTTCAGAGGAAGACAGCTTTCAGTGGATGAGTCGTGTCCTTCAG GCCATAGACAGCATCCACCAGGTCGGGGTCTACTGCCTGGCTCTTGTGCCTGCCAACACTCTTCCTAAGGCTCCTCTGGGTGGAATCCATATATCTGAGACCAAACAGCGTTTCCTGGAGGGCGCCTTGCACCCGTGCAACGTCCTCATGTGTCCTCACACATGTGTTACCAACCTGCCGAAACCAAGACAAAAACAGCCAG AGGTTGGTCCTGCTTCTATGATAGTGGGCAACTTGGTGGCAGGAAAGAGGATAGCACAAGCCTGCGGGAGAGACGTGGCACAACTGGAGGACAATGACCAGGCACGTAAG TTCCTCTACATACAGGATGTGCTACAGTGGAGAGCTCAGGCCACTCCAGACCATCCTCTGTTCCTTGTTCTCAATGCTAAG GGAACGGTGGCGAGCACAGCTTCCTGTTTGCAGCTGCACAAGCGAGCAGAGCGCGTGGCCGCAGCACTGATGGGACGCCTCAATACTGGGGACCATGTAGCACTCGTCTACCCACCAG gGACTGACCTGATTGCCACTTTCTATGGCTGCCTCTACGCTGGCTGTGTGCCTGTCACTGTCAGACCCCCACATCCACAGAACCTGGCTACCACCCTGCCCACCGTCAAAATGATCGTTGAG gtCAGTAAGTCAGTGTGTATCCTGACAACCCAAGCAATAATGAAGCTGCTGAAATCcaaagaggctgctgctgctgtggacgTAAAGAGTTGGCCCCAGGTGCTAGACACAG ATGATCTTCCGAGGAAGAAGAGTCCCCAGATGTACAAGCCCCCGACCCCAGAGATGTTGGCTTACCTGGACTTCAGTGTGTCCACAACAGGCATCCTAGCAGGCGTTAAA ATGTCTCATGCTGCCACCAGTGCCTTGTGTCGCTCCATTAAACTGCAGTGTGAGCTCTATCCGTCGCGGCAGATCGCCATCTGTCTAGACCCCTACTGCGGCCTGGGCTTCGCCCTCTGGTGCCTGTGCAG tGTGTACTCCGGCCACCAGTCAATCCTGGTTCCCCCTCTGGAGTTGGAGAGCAACGCATCTCTCTGGCTTGCTGCAGTCAGCCAGTACAAAGTTCGCGTCACCTTCTGCTCATATTCAGTCATGGAGATGTGCACCAAGGGCCTGGGAGCACAGACGGAAGCACTACGG CTGCGAAATGTGAACCTGTCTTGTGTGCGTACATGCATGGTGGTGGCGGAGGAAAGGCCGCGAATATCCCTCACCCAGTCCTTCTCAAAGATCTTCAAAGACTTGGGGCTTTCACCGCGAGCCGTTAGCACCACCTTCGGCTGCAGGGTGAATGTGGCCATCTGTTTGCAG CCCAACAGGCTAGGGAAACTGGCTGAGCAG GGTACAGCTGGACCAGACCCCACCACTGTTTATGTGGACATGAGAGCGCTGCGACATGACCG GGTTCGCCTGGTTGAGAGAGGGTCACCACACAGCCTGCCGCTCATGGAGTCTGGGAAG ATCCTTCCTGGAGTAAAAGTGATCATCGCCAACACAGAAACTAAAGGACCCTTGGGAGACTCCCATCTAGGAGAG atctGGGTTAGCAGTCCTCACAATGCCACGGGCTACTACACGGTCTATGGGGAGGAGGCGCTGCATGCTGACCACTTCAACACCAAGCTCAGCTTCGGGGACACCCAGACGGTCTGGGCAAGGACCGGCTACCTGGGCTTCCTGCGGCGCACCGACCTGACTGATGCCAGCGGAG AGCGCCACGACGCCCTCTACGTGGTAGGCTCTCTTGACGAGACTCTCGAGCTGCGGGGAATGAGGTACCATCCAATTGATATTGAGACCTCTGTCATCCGTTCTCACAAGAGCATAGCTGAATG TGCGGTGTTCACGTGGACAAACCTCCTCGTGGTGGTTGTGGAGCTGGAGGGATCAGAGCAGGAGGCCCTGGACCTGGTGGCCCTGGTGACCAACGTTGTCCTGGAGGAGCACTACCTCATCgttggggtggtggtggtggtggacccCGGCGTCATCCCCATCAACTCCAGAGGGGAGAAACAACGTATGCACCTCAGAGATGGATTCCTTGCAGACCAGCTGGACCCCATATATGTGGCTTACAACATGTGA